Proteins co-encoded in one Nitrospirota bacterium genomic window:
- a CDS encoding diguanylate cyclase — protein sequence MPVTRSLCDQLQITAAELQTRRAFLSFGELDAQNLVEIHDVIASHIDELTGEFYGHLLQFEELREILSDRKLVDRLKWAQRQYLLSLGQSAAGVEYAEGRLRIGLTHERVGLKQKWYLGAYNKLFELIVQRLTARYPEDALRLSSLILTLNRIVTLDEIFVVETYYRATTQRLEASLGQLKGTHRQLEDLSRQDSLTPVNNRRALMEALALEFHRSRRYRHPFALLFLDVDHFKKINDRHGHVFGDHVLLHVVQLARGIIRPPDIIGRYGGEEFLIGLVECEQAGALQIAERIRLKIAQDQFVWEQQSTAVTVSIGVVMLSPDIDQVETLIARADQAMYHAKRGGRNRVELYHEACATKGQPK from the coding sequence ATGCCGGTGACGAGAAGCTTATGCGATCAACTGCAGATCACTGCAGCGGAGCTGCAGACGAGGCGGGCGTTTCTTTCATTTGGCGAGCTAGACGCGCAAAATCTCGTTGAGATCCATGACGTGATTGCCTCCCATATCGACGAGCTGACCGGGGAATTCTACGGCCATCTCCTGCAATTCGAGGAACTGCGCGAGATCCTGTCAGACCGGAAGCTTGTGGACCGACTCAAGTGGGCGCAGCGCCAGTACTTGCTCAGCCTTGGGCAATCCGCCGCCGGGGTAGAGTATGCGGAGGGGCGGCTGCGAATTGGATTGACGCATGAACGGGTCGGGCTGAAGCAGAAATGGTACTTAGGCGCGTACAACAAGCTCTTCGAATTGATCGTGCAACGGCTGACCGCTCGTTATCCGGAAGACGCGCTCAGGCTCTCCTCGCTGATCCTCACGTTGAACAGGATCGTTACCCTCGACGAGATCTTTGTGGTGGAGACCTACTATCGGGCGACGACGCAACGGTTGGAGGCCAGTTTGGGGCAATTGAAAGGCACCCACCGGCAGCTTGAAGACCTCTCCAGGCAGGACTCGCTCACGCCGGTGAACAACCGGCGCGCGCTGATGGAGGCGCTGGCGTTGGAATTTCACCGGAGCCGGCGGTACCGGCATCCCTTCGCTCTGTTGTTTCTGGATGTGGACCACTTCAAGAAAATCAATGACCGGCATGGGCATGTATTTGGCGACCATGTGCTGCTCCACGTGGTGCAGCTAGCCAGGGGAATCATCCGTCCGCCTGACATCATCGGCCGCTATGGCGGTGAGGAGTTTCTGATCGGGTTGGTGGAGTGTGAGCAGGCCGGAGCGTTGCAGATTGCCGAGCGCATCAGGCTGAAAATCGCACAGGATCAGTTCGTGTGGGAGCAGCAGTCCACTGCGGTGACGGTCAGCATCGGGGTGGTGATGTTATCTCCGGATATTGACCAAGTCGAGACGCTCATTGCGCGGGCGGATCAAGCGATGTATCACGCCAAGCGCGGGGGGCGGAATCGAGTCGAGTTGTACCACGAAGCCTGCGCGACGAAGGGTCAGCCAAAATGA
- a CDS encoding c-type cytochrome gives MIEFMPPSPETIPGSQLGEQIRLGYQIVVDTQDYAKPYVGNRLNCTNCHLDGGLNPNAASFVGLASVYPEYRSRNAKVNTLADRINECFERSLNGRALPPDSSKLQAVVAYITWLSHGVPQGATLPWRGLQHIKSGRPLDPTNGKKIFANKCAFCHGSDGQGTMAAPPVWGPQSYNIAASMARVSVAAAFIKSNMPRTVGWTLSDDDAYDVAAYVNSQPRPDFVDKLGDWPKGGRPADAPY, from the coding sequence ATGATCGAGTTCATGCCACCCTCTCCGGAAACCATCCCTGGCAGTCAGCTGGGTGAGCAGATCCGGCTGGGCTATCAGATTGTCGTCGATACGCAGGACTATGCGAAGCCCTATGTCGGCAATCGCCTCAACTGCACCAACTGCCACCTCGACGGCGGGCTCAATCCGAACGCGGCTTCGTTTGTCGGTCTTGCGTCGGTTTATCCTGAGTACCGCTCCCGCAACGCGAAGGTGAACACGCTCGCCGATCGGATCAACGAATGTTTCGAGCGGAGCCTGAACGGCCGAGCGCTCCCTCCGGACAGTTCCAAGCTGCAGGCCGTCGTGGCCTACATCACCTGGCTCTCGCATGGAGTGCCGCAAGGGGCAACGTTGCCCTGGCGGGGCCTCCAACACATCAAGTCAGGGCGTCCTCTCGACCCAACCAACGGGAAGAAAATATTTGCGAACAAATGCGCCTTCTGCCACGGCTCGGACGGCCAGGGGACGATGGCCGCGCCGCCTGTCTGGGGGCCCCAGTCCTACAACATTGCCGCGAGCATGGCGCGGGTGAGTGTCGCCGCCGCCTTCATCAAGTCGAATATGCCCCGCACGGTCGGGTGGACCCTGTCGGACGATGATGCCTACGATGTCGCAGCCTATGTGAATAGCCAGCCCCGTCCAGACTTTGTGGACAAGCTTGGCGACTGGCCGAAGGGCGGCCGGCCTGCGGATGCGCCGTACTAA
- a CDS encoding cytochrome b N-terminal domain-containing protein: protein MMRNTLYAWLDRRLNLKSVERTLLDEPIPGGASWIYVFGSATLFLFLLQAITGMFLAIYYAPTPDHAYDSIQFIEEQVSFGAFVRGLHHWGASGMVVAIGLHMLQTFLYGAYKPPREVMWMVGVVLFLIVMAFAFTGYLLPWDQTAYWATQIGLNMVGTVPLVGEFLMKVMRGGELLGALTLSRFFAVHVLFLPALLIALIAAHLFILRRVGPAGPWTDERASLSRETFYPRQVYMDAVVMLAVFAILSSLALLVPFPLTDKANPSDTSFVPVPEWYFLFYYELLKYVHGPLEPLATWVLPLVVVLGLFFWPFIDRNPVRNPIKRPAALVSGVLFLLVVFSLLGISLKNLYAVPRVDPALARGRALFSQFGCAGCHRIHGEGGAVGPDLSYVGDKRPEREWHLQHFRDPQSVSPGSFMPKFPLDDRQLNDVTSYMLSLKRIS from the coding sequence ATGATGCGAAACACCCTCTATGCATGGCTCGACCGCCGCTTGAACCTCAAGTCGGTCGAACGGACCCTGCTCGACGAGCCGATTCCAGGCGGCGCCAGCTGGATCTATGTGTTTGGCTCGGCCACGCTCTTTCTCTTTCTGCTCCAGGCCATCACCGGCATGTTCCTCGCGATCTATTATGCGCCGACGCCGGACCATGCCTACGACAGCATCCAGTTCATTGAAGAACAGGTTTCGTTCGGCGCGTTCGTGCGCGGGCTCCATCACTGGGGCGCGTCGGGGATGGTGGTCGCGATCGGGCTGCATATGCTGCAGACGTTTTTGTATGGAGCCTATAAGCCGCCGCGCGAAGTGATGTGGATGGTCGGCGTGGTGCTCTTTCTCATCGTGATGGCGTTCGCCTTCACCGGCTATCTGTTGCCGTGGGACCAGACGGCCTACTGGGCGACGCAGATCGGACTCAACATGGTGGGCACCGTTCCGCTGGTCGGGGAGTTCCTGATGAAAGTCATGCGGGGCGGGGAGTTGTTGGGGGCCCTCACCTTGTCACGCTTTTTTGCCGTCCATGTCTTGTTTCTGCCGGCCCTGCTGATCGCCTTGATCGCCGCGCATCTCTTTATTCTGCGTCGTGTGGGGCCGGCCGGGCCCTGGACGGATGAGCGGGCGTCGCTCAGCCGCGAGACATTCTATCCTCGGCAGGTCTATATGGACGCGGTGGTCATGCTGGCGGTCTTTGCCATCCTGTCGAGCCTGGCGCTGCTGGTGCCCTTTCCCTTGACCGACAAGGCGAACCCCTCCGACACGAGTTTTGTGCCGGTGCCGGAATGGTATTTCCTCTTCTACTACGAGTTATTGAAGTATGTGCATGGGCCGTTGGAACCCTTAGCGACGTGGGTGTTGCCGCTGGTCGTTGTGCTCGGCCTGTTCTTCTGGCCCTTTATCGATAGGAATCCGGTGCGCAACCCGATCAAGCGCCCTGCGGCATTGGTCTCGGGAGTGCTGTTTCTCCTCGTGGTCTTTTCCTTGCTGGGCATTTCGCTCAAGAACCTCTATGCCGTGCCGCGTGTGGATCCGGCTCTTGCGCGCGGGCGCGCCCTCTTTAGTCAATTCGGCTGCGCCGGCTGTCATCGTATTCACGGTGAAGGGGGCGCGGTGGGGCCAGACCTGTCCTACGTCGGCGATAAGAGGCCTGAACGAGAATGGCACCTACAACATTTTCGAGATCCTCAGTCTGTATCGCCCGGGTCGTTCATGCCGAAATTTCCGTTGGACGATAGGCAACTGAACGATGTGACGAGCTATATGTTGAGCCTCAAGCGAATCTCATAG
- a CDS encoding OsmC family protein, whose amino-acid sequence MTLTVAYHGGTRYDITSGAHRVVTDQPIEEGGQDAGMSPVELFVGSIASCVGYFVGRYCDRHHISTKGLSVEAEWTMAEQPHRVGQITLAIHLPHRLTVEQSERLLKVAHGCTVHQSIAVPAGVEISLNSHHRQAGQ is encoded by the coding sequence ATGACACTCACCGTCGCATACCATGGTGGGACCCGCTACGACATTACGAGTGGGGCCCATCGAGTGGTGACCGATCAGCCGATCGAAGAGGGAGGGCAGGATGCCGGCATGAGCCCTGTCGAACTCTTCGTCGGTTCCATCGCTAGCTGTGTCGGATATTTCGTCGGTCGCTATTGTGATCGTCATCACATCTCGACCAAGGGCTTGAGCGTCGAGGCGGAATGGACTATGGCGGAACAGCCGCATCGAGTGGGCCAGATTACCCTCGCGATTCACCTGCCCCATCGTCTCACGGTCGAACAGAGTGAGCGACTGCTCAAAGTGGCGCATGGCTGCACCGTGCATCAATCTATTGCAGTGCCTGCCGGGGTTGAAATCTCACTTAATTCCCATCATCGCCAGGCAGGGCAGTGA